In Mycobacterium sp. ITM-2016-00317, the genomic window CAACGAGATCCGGGTGACACCGATGTCCTCGGCTTGCATGCACAGCTCGCTGACCATCAGCTCGACGGTGCCGTTGGGGGAGTGCGGGGAGCGGCGCATCAGGTCCAGCGACACGCCGTTGCTGCCCCACGGCACCAGGGACAGCAACGCGACCACGTCGTCCGTCCCCGAGTCGGTGTCCTGCACCGCCTCCACCAGCAGGCAGTCGCCGTCGGCGGGGTCGCCGAGCCGGCCCAGCGCCATCGAGAACCCGCGTTCGTCCTCAGTGTCGCGCCAGGCGTCCGCCCGCCGGACGACCTCGGTCATCTCGTCCGCGGACAGCTCCCGGTGCCTGCGGATGCGCACCGTGGCACCGGCGCGGCGGGCGCGCGTCACCGCCTGCCGGACCGCCCGCATCTCGGGCCCGGACAGCCGGAAGTTCTCGGGATGCAGGATCGCCTCGTCGCCGAGCTGGAGTGCGCTGAGCCCGGCCTCACGGAACGTCTGGGCGGCCGTGGAGCTGGCCCCCATCACCCCCGGCGCCCACCCGTAGGTCTCGCACAGCTTCAGCCACGCCTGGATGGCCTGCGGCCAGGCTTTCGGGTCGCCGACCGGATCGCCGCTGGCCAGGCACACGCCGACCTCAACGCGGTAGGTGATCGCGGCGCGGCCGTCCGGTGCGAACACCACCGCCTTGTCCCGGCGGGTGGCGAAGTAGCCCAACGAGTCGTTCTTGCCGTAGACCTCCAGCAGCCCCCGGATCGCCGACTCGTCCTCACCGGTGAGGGCGTTGTCCGCGCGCTGCGACTGGAACAGCACGATCGCGGCGACCATCAGCGCGACCGCCCCGAACAAGCCGAGCAGCGCGTTGACGAACACGTGCGGGTGACCGCTGAACTGGTCGGCGTCGGCGCCGGCGAACGCGCTCACCCGGTTCAGCGCGTACCAGAAGCGATACGGACGGGCGAGGCTGCCGGGGAACAGCTCCAGCAGGCCCCAGCCGACGAGCGTGCCGACGGCCATCCCCGCCACCAGGGTCGCGGCGGACTTGACCAGCGCCCCGCGGCGAACCCGGGCCCAGAACTGGTTGCGGGCCAGGAGCAGGAACGCGACCGCCGCGACATGGAAGACCAGCCCGATGATCTCGCCGACTTCCTGGTACCAGCGTTGCTCGCCGTCGACCAGGGCGGCGACGTTCCACCCCGCCGCCGCCACCAGGTAGCCGACCAGGATCCACCACGCGAGGCGTTTGCGGGCGGCGAGTGCCGCCGCCAGCAACGCCAGCACGAAGGCCCACGCGAAACTCGTGTCCGGGAAGTTGAAGATGTAGTCGTCGACCCACTCCCGCGGAACCCGGATCACCGAGCGGACCAGGGGCGACACACTCGCCAGCAGGGACAGCGTGGCGATGACGCCCACCACCCAGCCGGCGGCCGCCGGGACCCACCGATAGGTGGACGACGGATGTGCCCGGACGAGGCGGGTAGCGGTCATAGGCCGGGAGGATATTCGCTCCGGCCGGGAATTCCCTGCTACCAGACCGGCCCGGTGTATTTCTCTCCCGGACCGTGACCGGGCTCGTCCGGAGCCGCGCTGGCCTCGCGGAACGCCAGCTGCAGGGTTTTGAGACCGTCACGGACCGGGCCCGCGTGCGGGCCCAGGTACTCGACCGACGCGGTGACGAGGCCGGCGAGTGCGGTGATCAGGCGCCGGGCCTCGTCGAGGTCCAGGTGCGGGCTGTCTTCGGGGTCGGCGTCGGACAGGCCGAGCTTCTCTGCGGCCGCACTCATCAGCATCACGGCCGACCTGGTGATCACCTCGACCGCGGGTATCGTCGCCAGTTCGCGAACGTTCGGGCCGTCGGCGGCGGCGCCGGATTCGGGGATGTCGGAGGTATCGGTCATGGCTGCTAGACTGGCATGCGCGACCGTCCCGGCTCACGCCAGGGACAGCAAGTGGAGTCCCAAACTCCCACCGCCGGCCACCGGATCACCGAAGGCTACGCGGTCCGGTCACAGACATCGTCGATGTCTGTCCTGGTCGGCATTGGGCCCTGCTCTGAGCAGGGCTTACGCGTTTCTTCGGAAGCAGCGTGCCGGCGGATCGAGGGACTCCTGAGGACAACATAGGAGGCCCCATCAGCACTGAGACCCGCGTCAACGAGCGCATTCGCGTACCTGAAGTCCGGCTGATCGGACCTGGCGGTGAGCAGGTAGGCATCGTGCGCATCGAAGATGCACTCCGCGTCGCCGCCGATGCCGATCTCGATCTTGTCGAAGTAGCCCCCGACGCCAAGCCGCCGGTGTGCAAGATCATGGACTACGGCAAGTTCAAGTACGAGACGGCACAGAAGGCGCGTGAGTCTCGCAAGAACCAGCAGCAGACCGTCGTCAAGGAACAGAAGCTGCGTCCCAAGATCGACCCGCACGATTACGAGACCAAGAAGGGTCACGTCATCCGCTTCCTCGAAGCCGGGTCCAAGGTCAAGGTGACGATCATGTTCCGCGGACGCGAGCAGTCGCGACCCGAACTGGGTTTCCGACTCCTGCAACGCCTGGGCGCCGATGTCGCCGATTACGGCTTCATCGAGACGTCCGCGAAGCAGGACGGCCGCAACATGACGATGGTGCTGGCGCCGCACCGCGGCGCGAAGACTCGCGCGAAGGCGGCGCACGACGCCGATGAGCCGCTGGCGCGACGATCTCCTGGCACCGATGAGCCCGTCGCGCGAAGAGGATCTGGCACCGACACCCAGGCTGCGCCGCCTGCCGGCGCACCGACCGACACACCGAAGAACTGAGGAAAAATGCCCAAGGCGAAGACCCACAGCGGCGCTTCGAAGCGGTTCCGTCGCACCGGAACCGGCAAGATCGTCCGTCAGAAGGCCAACCGTAGGCACCTGCTCGAGCACAAGGCGTCCAAGCGCACCCGTCGGCTCGACGGCCGCACCACGGTGTCGGCGAACGACTCCACGCGCGTCGCGAAGATGCTCAACGGCTAGAGCGCGACAGCCCCGAACCTGACCCGACCGAGATAGGAAAACCCCATGGCACGCGTGAAGCGCGCACTCAACGCGCAGAAGAAGCGGCGCACTGTACTGAAGGCCTCGAAGGGCTACCGCGGCCAGCGGTCCCGGCTGTACCGCAAGGCCAAAGAGCAGCAGCTGCATTCGCTGACCTACGCCTACCGTGACCGCAAGGCACGCAAGGGTGACTTCCGCAAGTTGTGGATCACCCGCATCAATGCCGCCGCCCGCGCCAACGGCATCACGTACAACCGGCTGATCCAGGGCCTCAAGGCCGCCGGCGTGGAGGTCGATCGCAAGAACCTCGCCGAGATCGCCGTCAGCGACCCGGCCGCCTTCACCGCGCTGGTCGAGATCGCCAGGGCCGCGCTGCCCGAGGATGTCAACGCTCCCTCGGGCGAGGCTGCCTGACCCTCACCGAGCGTTCTGCCCGGGTGGCGGCGGCAGTCAAACTGCACCGCCACACCGGGCGCCGCCGCGCCGCACGCTTCCTCGCCGAAGGTCCCAACCTGGTCGAGGCCGCGTTGCGGCGCGGTCTCGTTCACGAGGTCTTCGCCACCGAGAGCGCCGCAGAGAGATTCGCCGCGCTGCTCGAGGCGGCCCCGGTGCATCTGGTGTCGGACAAGGCGGCAAAAGCGTTGTCCGACACCGTGACGCCGGTCGGCTTGGTCGCCGTGTGTGCGATGCCCGAGATCGGGCTCGACGACATTCTCTCGCGAAACCCGACGTTGGTCGCGGTGCCGGTGGGTATCTCCGAACCGGGCAACGCCGGCACGATCATCCGGGTGGCCGACGCGATGGGCGCCGACGCCGTGGTGCTCGCCGGTGACAGCGTCGACCCGTACAACGGGAAATGCCTGCGCGCGTCGGCGGGCAGCATCTTCAACATCCCGGTGCTCAGCGCACCCGATGCCGTGGCTGCCGTCTCCGCGATCAGAGACGCGGGGCTGCAGGTGTTGGCGACCACGCTCGACGCCGCTGTCAGCCTCGAGGACGTCGCCCTGGATACGCCGACCGCGTGGCTGTTCGGGCCGGAGGCGCACGGACTGCCGAGCGAGGTGGTGGACATGGCCACCACACGGGTGCGGATCCCGATGGCCGGAGGGGCCGAAAGCCTCAACGTCGCGACGGCAGCGGCGATCTGCCTCTATCAGAGCTTCCGTAGCAAGTAACTCAGCAGTTGCTGACCTTGTTGGTTCGGGGTTTTCCAAACCCCGCCGAACTACACCGAGGGGTGCCGGGACCGATAGTTCGTTTCCCTTTGCAACATCTTGAACTGCGCATTTGTCGGTTTTCGACGAAGGATCTAGACCGGATCCACCTCACAAATAGTTCCCTGGATCTATTGCCGAGTGGCGGACCCATTCGTAACCTGATCTACTAGGGGCAACTTCACGCGGGGGGCGGGTGGGGACCATGAATCGTTGGGTCACTTTGATCGGGGTCGTCGCGGTGGCGTTCACGCCTGCCGTGGCCAACGGGGCGACGGCACTTCTGGTCGGCGGCAAAGGCGGCTACGCCGAGCTGACCGACGAACAGATGTCGACGGCCTTCGGCGGCTTCTTCGGCGACTACCACCGGGTCAGCGTGCCGTTTCCCGGCGCGGACGATTTCCAATACTCGGTCGAGGTCGGTACGAACAACCTCTACGACTCGATATTCCAGACGCTCGAGGCCAAGCCGGACGAGCTGATCACGATCGGGGGTGTCTCGGAAGGCGCTCCCGCGGTCGACAGGGTGCTGCGCAGGCTGATGGAACTTCCGGCGGAGGACCGGCCCAACCCGCAGCGCCTCAACGCGATGATCTACGGCGCACCCAGCAAGCTGCTGATGACGGTCGGGGGTGTCCCGTACCGGCCGCTGCCGGACACGCCGTACAACGTGATGATCGTGATGGCCGAGTACGACGGCGTGACGGACTTCCCGGACAACCCGTTCAACCTGCTCGCCCTCCTGAACGCGGTGATGGGTGGTGTCGACCTGCACGTCGACGCAGCATGGACCGATCTGTACACGGTGCCGACGAAGTACCACATCGTCGAAGGCAAGGCGGGCGGCAAGACGACCCTCGTGCTGATCCAGACGCCGTTGCTCCCGATGCTGCGCCCGCTCAAGGACGCGGGTTTCGCGCCGGAGTTCGTCGCGTTCCTCGACAAGTTGTTGCGGCCGATCGTCGA contains:
- a CDS encoding DUF1844 domain-containing protein is translated as MTDTSDIPESGAAADGPNVRELATIPAVEVITRSAVMLMSAAAEKLGLSDADPEDSPHLDLDEARRLITALAGLVTASVEYLGPHAGPVRDGLKTLQLAFREASAAPDEPGHGPGEKYTGPVW
- the infC gene encoding translation initiation factor IF-3: MSTETRVNERIRVPEVRLIGPGGEQVGIVRIEDALRVAADADLDLVEVAPDAKPPVCKIMDYGKFKYETAQKARESRKNQQQTVVKEQKLRPKIDPHDYETKKGHVIRFLEAGSKVKVTIMFRGREQSRPELGFRLLQRLGADVADYGFIETSAKQDGRNMTMVLAPHRGAKTRAKAAHDADEPLARRSPGTDEPVARRGSGTDTQAAPPAGAPTDTPKN
- the rpmI gene encoding 50S ribosomal protein L35, translating into MPKAKTHSGASKRFRRTGTGKIVRQKANRRHLLEHKASKRTRRLDGRTTVSANDSTRVAKMLNG
- the rplT gene encoding 50S ribosomal protein L20; translation: MARVKRALNAQKKRRTVLKASKGYRGQRSRLYRKAKEQQLHSLTYAYRDRKARKGDFRKLWITRINAAARANGITYNRLIQGLKAAGVEVDRKNLAEIAVSDPAAFTALVEIARAALPEDVNAPSGEAA
- a CDS encoding RNA methyltransferase; its protein translation is MAAAVKLHRHTGRRRAARFLAEGPNLVEAALRRGLVHEVFATESAAERFAALLEAAPVHLVSDKAAKALSDTVTPVGLVAVCAMPEIGLDDILSRNPTLVAVPVGISEPGNAGTIIRVADAMGADAVVLAGDSVDPYNGKCLRASAGSIFNIPVLSAPDAVAAVSAIRDAGLQVLATTLDAAVSLEDVALDTPTAWLFGPEAHGLPSEVVDMATTRVRIPMAGGAESLNVATAAAICLYQSFRSK
- a CDS encoding PE-PPE domain-containing protein, translated to MNRWVTLIGVVAVAFTPAVANGATALLVGGKGGYAELTDEQMSTAFGGFFGDYHRVSVPFPGADDFQYSVEVGTNNLYDSIFQTLEAKPDELITIGGVSEGAPAVDRVLRRLMELPAEDRPNPQRLNAMIYGAPSKLLMTVGGVPYRPLPDTPYNVMIVMAEYDGVTDFPDNPFNLLALLNAVMGGVDLHVDAAWTDLYTVPTKYHIVEGKAGGKTTLVLIQTPLLPMLRPLKDAGFAPEFVAFLDKLLRPIVDSAYNRPKWEVGIPPTLAEMDLSAQQAPMLNPPPAAPELTSGSAPEARRQLTAHPQTLPPAEPAPTKQPEVLNPVAPAADGEHGGGPSLDTQGPAVGPDVGAEEIGQPDPEDGTPIDDNDLGRDDSEGDDSDPGESGNQDSGNDAGNDDAGNSTANGPAGGTTDNGNNNNNDNDSGAE